The following proteins are co-located in the Meleagris gallopavo isolate NT-WF06-2002-E0010 breed Aviagen turkey brand Nicholas breeding stock chromosome 13, Turkey_5.1, whole genome shotgun sequence genome:
- the CCDC61 gene encoding coiled-coil domain-containing protein 61 isoform X5, whose amino-acid sequence MEEPRCLQTNCFFRGKEHSVQLSVSQAVLEVEVEERRSTKLWRGRFDAASVEDLTRKTGNFKQFGIFCSMLEAALMKSSEAVSLELLTYGDLEALRCCKAGLATRVPPPTSPLSSKRYLILVYCVEFDRIHYPLPLPYFGEADVAVLRHLVQEQQDELAHLRDELRRAQQEVWRLEDERLRDKAWHQQEQQRMTKELAQVKAAEKMLQAHVNTLTAELAACRKGHSTSATAPGPPRYRHRSNSRDGRSSSQGRLPPRSPSPAGSRPPRFNPTAFVRAREQRRQEAELRRQKLPRGTVSNGDDCRRRCRHSSSVLGAPIRSGSALKASIKPCFAPAESFQSQRSALSSGSEADKCPQRRSRGLGGPSTRSPLSASSCNSSSVAPHLDRGRKQQGKENLGTEPSATLSEIDARLQALQAYISTLGTHM is encoded by the exons ATGGAAGAGCCACGGTGCCTGCAGACCAACTGCTTTTTCCGTGGCAAGGAGCACAGCGTCCAGCTGAGTGTGAGCcaagcagtgctggaggtggaggtggaggagcgACGCAGCACCAAGCTCTGGCGGGGCCGCTTTGATGCTGCCT CTGTCGAGGACCTGACGCGCAAAACGGGCAACTTCAAGCAGTTTGGGATCTTCTGCAGCATGCTTGAAGCAGCATTGATGAAG AGCAGCGAGGCTGTCAGCCTGGAGCTGCTCACCTACGGTGACCTGGAGGCCCTGCGATGCTGTAAGGCAGGGCTGGCAACACGTGTCCCCCCCCCAACCTCACCACTCAGCAGCAAGCGGTACCTCATCCTCGTCTACTGCGTTGAATTTGACAG GATCCACTACCCGCTGCCACTGCCCTACTTTGGTGAGGCAGACGTGGCTGTGCTGCGACACCtggtgcaggagcagcaggacgAGCTGGCACACCTGCGGGATGA GCTGCGACGGGCGCAGCAGGAGGTGTGGAGGCTGGAGGACGAACGGCTGCGGGACAAGGCCTGGcatcagcaggagcagcagcggATGACCAAGGAG CTGGCACAGGTGAAGGCGGCTGAAAAGATGCTGCAGGCACATGTGAATACGCTGACGGCTGAGTTGGCGGCGTGCAGGAAAGG GCACAGCACATCAGCCACAGCACCAGGCCCCCCACGGTATCGCCACCGCTCTAACTCCCGGGACGGCCGCAGTAGCAGCCAAGGCCGCCTGCCACCACGGTCCCCATCTCCTGCAG GTTCACGGCCACCGCGCTTCAACCCCACAGCCTTTGTGAGAGCCCGCGAGCAACGGCGGCAGGAGGCTGAGCTCCGAAG GCAGAAGCTGCCACGTGGGACAGTGTCAAACGGTGACGACTGTAGGAGGAGGTGCAGGCACAGCTCTTCGG TTCTGGGGGCACCTATTAGGTCTGGGTCTGCCCTCAAAGCTTCCATCAAACCCTGTTTCGCTCCAGCTGAAAGTTTCCAGAGCCAGCGCTCAGCACTGAGCTCGGGCAGCGAGGCTGATAAATGTCCCCAGCGCCGCAG CAGGGGTTTGGGGGGTCCTAGCACCCGGAGTCCACTGAGTGCTTCGTCCTGCAACAGCAGTAGTGTG GCACCTCATCTGGATAGGGGCCGCAAACAGCAGGGGAAAG AGAACCTGGGCACAGAGCCCTCAGCCACACTGTCTGAAATCGATGCCCGGCTTCAAGCACTGCAGGCCTACATCAGCACCCTGGGCACTCACATGTGA
- the CCDC61 gene encoding coiled-coil domain-containing protein 61 isoform X2, giving the protein MEEPRCLQTNCFFRGKEHSVQLSVSQAVLEVEVEERRSTKLWRGRFDAASVEDLTRKTGNFKQFGIFCSMLEAALMKSSEAVSLELLTYGDLEALRCCKAGLATRVPPPTSPLSSKRYLILVYCVEFDRIHYPLPLPYFGEADVAVLRHLVQEQQDELAHLRDELRRAQQEVWRLEDERLRDKAWHQQEQQRMTKELAQVKAAEKMLQAHVNTLTAELAACRKGHSTSATAPGPPRYRHRSNSRDGRSSSQGRLPPRSPSPAGEGHGDVGTFLGPPPNVLPPLPFPLGSRPPRFNPTAFVRAREQRRQEAELRRQKLPRGTVSNGDDCRRRCRHSSSVLGAPIRSGSALKASIKPCFAPAESFQSQRSALSSGSEADKCPQRRRGLGGPSTRSPLSASSCNSSSVAPHLDRGRKQQGKENLGTEPSATLSEIDARLQALQAYISTLGTHM; this is encoded by the exons ATGGAAGAGCCACGGTGCCTGCAGACCAACTGCTTTTTCCGTGGCAAGGAGCACAGCGTCCAGCTGAGTGTGAGCcaagcagtgctggaggtggaggtggaggagcgACGCAGCACCAAGCTCTGGCGGGGCCGCTTTGATGCTGCCT CTGTCGAGGACCTGACGCGCAAAACGGGCAACTTCAAGCAGTTTGGGATCTTCTGCAGCATGCTTGAAGCAGCATTGATGAAG AGCAGCGAGGCTGTCAGCCTGGAGCTGCTCACCTACGGTGACCTGGAGGCCCTGCGATGCTGTAAGGCAGGGCTGGCAACACGTGTCCCCCCCCCAACCTCACCACTCAGCAGCAAGCGGTACCTCATCCTCGTCTACTGCGTTGAATTTGACAG GATCCACTACCCGCTGCCACTGCCCTACTTTGGTGAGGCAGACGTGGCTGTGCTGCGACACCtggtgcaggagcagcaggacgAGCTGGCACACCTGCGGGATGA GCTGCGACGGGCGCAGCAGGAGGTGTGGAGGCTGGAGGACGAACGGCTGCGGGACAAGGCCTGGcatcagcaggagcagcagcggATGACCAAGGAG CTGGCACAGGTGAAGGCGGCTGAAAAGATGCTGCAGGCACATGTGAATACGCTGACGGCTGAGTTGGCGGCGTGCAGGAAAGG GCACAGCACATCAGCCACAGCACCAGGCCCCCCACGGTATCGCCACCGCTCTAACTCCCGGGACGGCCGCAGTAGCAGCCAAGGCCGCCTGCCACCACGGTCCCCATCTCCTGCAGGtgagggacatggggatgtggggacctTCCTGGGACCCCCTCCCAATGTTCTCCCTCCCCTTCCGTTTCCCCTAGGTTCACGGCCACCGCGCTTCAACCCCACAGCCTTTGTGAGAGCCCGCGAGCAACGGCGGCAGGAGGCTGAGCTCCGAAG GCAGAAGCTGCCACGTGGGACAGTGTCAAACGGTGACGACTGTAGGAGGAGGTGCAGGCACAGCTCTTCGG TTCTGGGGGCACCTATTAGGTCTGGGTCTGCCCTCAAAGCTTCCATCAAACCCTGTTTCGCTCCAGCTGAAAGTTTCCAGAGCCAGCGCTCAGCACTGAGCTCGGGCAGCGAGGCTGATAAATGTCCCCAGCGCCGCAG GGGTTTGGGGGGTCCTAGCACCCGGAGTCCACTGAGTGCTTCGTCCTGCAACAGCAGTAGTGTG GCACCTCATCTGGATAGGGGCCGCAAACAGCAGGGGAAAG AGAACCTGGGCACAGAGCCCTCAGCCACACTGTCTGAAATCGATGCCCGGCTTCAAGCACTGCAGGCCTACATCAGCACCCTGGGCACTCACATGTGA
- the CCDC61 gene encoding coiled-coil domain-containing protein 61 isoform X1, with protein sequence MEEPRCLQTNCFFRGKEHSVQLSVSQAVLEVEVEERRSTKLWRGRFDAASVEDLTRKTGNFKQFGIFCSMLEAALMKSSEAVSLELLTYGDLEALRCCKAGLATRVPPPTSPLSSKRYLILVYCVEFDRIHYPLPLPYFGEADVAVLRHLVQEQQDELAHLRDELRRAQQEVWRLEDERLRDKAWHQQEQQRMTKELAQVKAAEKMLQAHVNTLTAELAACRKGHSTSATAPGPPRYRHRSNSRDGRSSSQGRLPPRSPSPAGEGHGDVGTFLGPPPNVLPPLPFPLGSRPPRFNPTAFVRAREQRRQEAELRRQKLPRGTVSNGDDCRRRCRHSSSVLGAPIRSGSALKASIKPCFAPAESFQSQRSALSSGSEADKCPQRRSRGLGGPSTRSPLSASSCNSSSVAPHLDRGRKQQGKENLGTEPSATLSEIDARLQALQAYISTLGTHM encoded by the exons ATGGAAGAGCCACGGTGCCTGCAGACCAACTGCTTTTTCCGTGGCAAGGAGCACAGCGTCCAGCTGAGTGTGAGCcaagcagtgctggaggtggaggtggaggagcgACGCAGCACCAAGCTCTGGCGGGGCCGCTTTGATGCTGCCT CTGTCGAGGACCTGACGCGCAAAACGGGCAACTTCAAGCAGTTTGGGATCTTCTGCAGCATGCTTGAAGCAGCATTGATGAAG AGCAGCGAGGCTGTCAGCCTGGAGCTGCTCACCTACGGTGACCTGGAGGCCCTGCGATGCTGTAAGGCAGGGCTGGCAACACGTGTCCCCCCCCCAACCTCACCACTCAGCAGCAAGCGGTACCTCATCCTCGTCTACTGCGTTGAATTTGACAG GATCCACTACCCGCTGCCACTGCCCTACTTTGGTGAGGCAGACGTGGCTGTGCTGCGACACCtggtgcaggagcagcaggacgAGCTGGCACACCTGCGGGATGA GCTGCGACGGGCGCAGCAGGAGGTGTGGAGGCTGGAGGACGAACGGCTGCGGGACAAGGCCTGGcatcagcaggagcagcagcggATGACCAAGGAG CTGGCACAGGTGAAGGCGGCTGAAAAGATGCTGCAGGCACATGTGAATACGCTGACGGCTGAGTTGGCGGCGTGCAGGAAAGG GCACAGCACATCAGCCACAGCACCAGGCCCCCCACGGTATCGCCACCGCTCTAACTCCCGGGACGGCCGCAGTAGCAGCCAAGGCCGCCTGCCACCACGGTCCCCATCTCCTGCAGGtgagggacatggggatgtggggacctTCCTGGGACCCCCTCCCAATGTTCTCCCTCCCCTTCCGTTTCCCCTAGGTTCACGGCCACCGCGCTTCAACCCCACAGCCTTTGTGAGAGCCCGCGAGCAACGGCGGCAGGAGGCTGAGCTCCGAAG GCAGAAGCTGCCACGTGGGACAGTGTCAAACGGTGACGACTGTAGGAGGAGGTGCAGGCACAGCTCTTCGG TTCTGGGGGCACCTATTAGGTCTGGGTCTGCCCTCAAAGCTTCCATCAAACCCTGTTTCGCTCCAGCTGAAAGTTTCCAGAGCCAGCGCTCAGCACTGAGCTCGGGCAGCGAGGCTGATAAATGTCCCCAGCGCCGCAG CAGGGGTTTGGGGGGTCCTAGCACCCGGAGTCCACTGAGTGCTTCGTCCTGCAACAGCAGTAGTGTG GCACCTCATCTGGATAGGGGCCGCAAACAGCAGGGGAAAG AGAACCTGGGCACAGAGCCCTCAGCCACACTGTCTGAAATCGATGCCCGGCTTCAAGCACTGCAGGCCTACATCAGCACCCTGGGCACTCACATGTGA
- the CCDC61 gene encoding coiled-coil domain-containing protein 61 isoform X7, which yields MEEPRCLQTNCFFRGKEHSVQLSVSQAVLEVEVEERRSTKLWRGRFDAASVEDLTRKTGNFKQFGIFCSMLEAALMKSSEAVSLELLTYGDLEALRCCKAGLATRVPPPTSPLSSKRYLILVYCVEFDRIHYPLPLPYFGEADVAVLRHLVQEQQDELAHLRDELRRAQQEVWRLEDERLRDKAWHQQEQQRMTKELAQVKAAEKMLQAHVNTLTAELAACRKGHSTSATAPGPPRYRHRSNSRDGRSSSQGRLPPRSPSPAGEGHGDVGTFLGPPPNVLPPLPFPLGSRPPRFNPTAFVRAREQRRQEAELRRHLIWIGAANSRGKRTWAQSPQPHCLKSMPGFKHCRPTSAPWALTCEPPRGHQELSSEEPDPGIGVPRSHRCPGCVPTVPQREQRWQDVV from the exons ATGGAAGAGCCACGGTGCCTGCAGACCAACTGCTTTTTCCGTGGCAAGGAGCACAGCGTCCAGCTGAGTGTGAGCcaagcagtgctggaggtggaggtggaggagcgACGCAGCACCAAGCTCTGGCGGGGCCGCTTTGATGCTGCCT CTGTCGAGGACCTGACGCGCAAAACGGGCAACTTCAAGCAGTTTGGGATCTTCTGCAGCATGCTTGAAGCAGCATTGATGAAG AGCAGCGAGGCTGTCAGCCTGGAGCTGCTCACCTACGGTGACCTGGAGGCCCTGCGATGCTGTAAGGCAGGGCTGGCAACACGTGTCCCCCCCCCAACCTCACCACTCAGCAGCAAGCGGTACCTCATCCTCGTCTACTGCGTTGAATTTGACAG GATCCACTACCCGCTGCCACTGCCCTACTTTGGTGAGGCAGACGTGGCTGTGCTGCGACACCtggtgcaggagcagcaggacgAGCTGGCACACCTGCGGGATGA GCTGCGACGGGCGCAGCAGGAGGTGTGGAGGCTGGAGGACGAACGGCTGCGGGACAAGGCCTGGcatcagcaggagcagcagcggATGACCAAGGAG CTGGCACAGGTGAAGGCGGCTGAAAAGATGCTGCAGGCACATGTGAATACGCTGACGGCTGAGTTGGCGGCGTGCAGGAAAGG GCACAGCACATCAGCCACAGCACCAGGCCCCCCACGGTATCGCCACCGCTCTAACTCCCGGGACGGCCGCAGTAGCAGCCAAGGCCGCCTGCCACCACGGTCCCCATCTCCTGCAGGtgagggacatggggatgtggggacctTCCTGGGACCCCCTCCCAATGTTCTCCCTCCCCTTCCGTTTCCCCTAGGTTCACGGCCACCGCGCTTCAACCCCACAGCCTTTGTGAGAGCCCGCGAGCAACGGCGGCAGGAGGCTGAGCTCCGAAG GCACCTCATCTGGATAGGGGCCGCAAACAGCAGGGGAAAG AGAACCTGGGCACAGAGCCCTCAGCCACACTGTCTGAAATCGATGCCCGGCTTCAAGCACTGCAGGCCTACATCAGCACCCTGGGCACTCACATGTGAGCCCCCCAGGGGCCACCAGGAGCTCTCCTCAGAGGAACCAGACCCAGGCATTGGTGTGCCACGAAGCCACCGGTGCCCAGGCTGTGTCCCGACTGTCCCCCAGAGGGAACAGCGCTGGCAGGATGTGGTATAA
- the CCDC61 gene encoding coiled-coil domain-containing protein 61 isoform X4: protein MEEPRCLQTNCFFRGKEHSVQLSVSQAVLEVEVEERRSTKLWRGRFDAASVEDLTRKTGNFKQFGIFCSMLEAALMKSSEAVSLELLTYGDLEALRCCKAGLATRVPPPTSPLSSKRYLILVYCVEFDRIHYPLPLPYFGEADVAVLRHLVQEQQDELAHLRDELRRAQQEVWRLEDERLRDKAWHQQEQQRMTKELAQVKAAEKMLQAHVNTLTAELAACRKGHSTSATAPGPPRYRHRSNSRDGRSSSQGRLPPRSPSPAGEGHGDVGTFLGPPPNVLPPLPFPLGSRPPRFNPTAFVRAREQRRQEAELRRQKLPRGTVSNGDDCRRRCRHSSSAESFQSQRSALSSGSEADKCPQRRRGLGGPSTRSPLSASSCNSSSVAPHLDRGRKQQGKENLGTEPSATLSEIDARLQALQAYISTLGTHM, encoded by the exons ATGGAAGAGCCACGGTGCCTGCAGACCAACTGCTTTTTCCGTGGCAAGGAGCACAGCGTCCAGCTGAGTGTGAGCcaagcagtgctggaggtggaggtggaggagcgACGCAGCACCAAGCTCTGGCGGGGCCGCTTTGATGCTGCCT CTGTCGAGGACCTGACGCGCAAAACGGGCAACTTCAAGCAGTTTGGGATCTTCTGCAGCATGCTTGAAGCAGCATTGATGAAG AGCAGCGAGGCTGTCAGCCTGGAGCTGCTCACCTACGGTGACCTGGAGGCCCTGCGATGCTGTAAGGCAGGGCTGGCAACACGTGTCCCCCCCCCAACCTCACCACTCAGCAGCAAGCGGTACCTCATCCTCGTCTACTGCGTTGAATTTGACAG GATCCACTACCCGCTGCCACTGCCCTACTTTGGTGAGGCAGACGTGGCTGTGCTGCGACACCtggtgcaggagcagcaggacgAGCTGGCACACCTGCGGGATGA GCTGCGACGGGCGCAGCAGGAGGTGTGGAGGCTGGAGGACGAACGGCTGCGGGACAAGGCCTGGcatcagcaggagcagcagcggATGACCAAGGAG CTGGCACAGGTGAAGGCGGCTGAAAAGATGCTGCAGGCACATGTGAATACGCTGACGGCTGAGTTGGCGGCGTGCAGGAAAGG GCACAGCACATCAGCCACAGCACCAGGCCCCCCACGGTATCGCCACCGCTCTAACTCCCGGGACGGCCGCAGTAGCAGCCAAGGCCGCCTGCCACCACGGTCCCCATCTCCTGCAGGtgagggacatggggatgtggggacctTCCTGGGACCCCCTCCCAATGTTCTCCCTCCCCTTCCGTTTCCCCTAGGTTCACGGCCACCGCGCTTCAACCCCACAGCCTTTGTGAGAGCCCGCGAGCAACGGCGGCAGGAGGCTGAGCTCCGAAG GCAGAAGCTGCCACGTGGGACAGTGTCAAACGGTGACGACTGTAGGAGGAGGTGCAGGCACAGCTCTTCGG CTGAAAGTTTCCAGAGCCAGCGCTCAGCACTGAGCTCGGGCAGCGAGGCTGATAAATGTCCCCAGCGCCGCAG GGGTTTGGGGGGTCCTAGCACCCGGAGTCCACTGAGTGCTTCGTCCTGCAACAGCAGTAGTGTG GCACCTCATCTGGATAGGGGCCGCAAACAGCAGGGGAAAG AGAACCTGGGCACAGAGCCCTCAGCCACACTGTCTGAAATCGATGCCCGGCTTCAAGCACTGCAGGCCTACATCAGCACCCTGGGCACTCACATGTGA
- the CCDC61 gene encoding coiled-coil domain-containing protein 61 isoform X8 has protein sequence MEEPRCLQTNCFFRGKEHSVQLSVSQAVLEVEVEERRSTKLWRGRFDAASVEDLTRKTGNFKQFGIFCSMLEAALMKSSEAVSLELLTYGDLEALRCCKAGLATRVPPPTSPLSSKRYLILVYCVEFDRIHYPLPLPYFGEADVAVLRHLVQEQQDELAHLRDELRRAQQEVWRLEDERLRDKAWHQQEQQRMTKELAQVKAAEKMLQAHVNTLTAELAACRKGHSTSATAPGPPRYRHRSNSRDGRSSSQGRLPPRSPSPAGSRPPRFNPTAFVRAREQRRQEAELRRHLIWIGAANSRGKRTWAQSPQPHCLKSMPGFKHCRPTSAPWALTCEPPRGHQELSSEEPDPGIGVPRSHRCPGCVPTVPQREQRWQDVV, from the exons ATGGAAGAGCCACGGTGCCTGCAGACCAACTGCTTTTTCCGTGGCAAGGAGCACAGCGTCCAGCTGAGTGTGAGCcaagcagtgctggaggtggaggtggaggagcgACGCAGCACCAAGCTCTGGCGGGGCCGCTTTGATGCTGCCT CTGTCGAGGACCTGACGCGCAAAACGGGCAACTTCAAGCAGTTTGGGATCTTCTGCAGCATGCTTGAAGCAGCATTGATGAAG AGCAGCGAGGCTGTCAGCCTGGAGCTGCTCACCTACGGTGACCTGGAGGCCCTGCGATGCTGTAAGGCAGGGCTGGCAACACGTGTCCCCCCCCCAACCTCACCACTCAGCAGCAAGCGGTACCTCATCCTCGTCTACTGCGTTGAATTTGACAG GATCCACTACCCGCTGCCACTGCCCTACTTTGGTGAGGCAGACGTGGCTGTGCTGCGACACCtggtgcaggagcagcaggacgAGCTGGCACACCTGCGGGATGA GCTGCGACGGGCGCAGCAGGAGGTGTGGAGGCTGGAGGACGAACGGCTGCGGGACAAGGCCTGGcatcagcaggagcagcagcggATGACCAAGGAG CTGGCACAGGTGAAGGCGGCTGAAAAGATGCTGCAGGCACATGTGAATACGCTGACGGCTGAGTTGGCGGCGTGCAGGAAAGG GCACAGCACATCAGCCACAGCACCAGGCCCCCCACGGTATCGCCACCGCTCTAACTCCCGGGACGGCCGCAGTAGCAGCCAAGGCCGCCTGCCACCACGGTCCCCATCTCCTGCAG GTTCACGGCCACCGCGCTTCAACCCCACAGCCTTTGTGAGAGCCCGCGAGCAACGGCGGCAGGAGGCTGAGCTCCGAAG GCACCTCATCTGGATAGGGGCCGCAAACAGCAGGGGAAAG AGAACCTGGGCACAGAGCCCTCAGCCACACTGTCTGAAATCGATGCCCGGCTTCAAGCACTGCAGGCCTACATCAGCACCCTGGGCACTCACATGTGAGCCCCCCAGGGGCCACCAGGAGCTCTCCTCAGAGGAACCAGACCCAGGCATTGGTGTGCCACGAAGCCACCGGTGCCCAGGCTGTGTCCCGACTGTCCCCCAGAGGGAACAGCGCTGGCAGGATGTGGTATAA
- the CCDC61 gene encoding coiled-coil domain-containing protein 61 isoform X3: MEEPRCLQTNCFFRGKEHSVQLSVSQAVLEVEVEERRSTKLWRGRFDAASVEDLTRKTGNFKQFGIFCSMLEAALMKSSEAVSLELLTYGDLEALRCCKAGLATRVPPPTSPLSSKRYLILVYCVEFDRIHYPLPLPYFGEADVAVLRHLVQEQQDELAHLRDELRRAQQEVWRLEDERLRDKAWHQQEQQRMTKELAQVKAAEKMLQAHVNTLTAELAACRKGHSTSATAPGPPRYRHRSNSRDGRSSSQGRLPPRSPSPAGEGHGDVGTFLGPPPNVLPPLPFPLGSRPPRFNPTAFVRAREQRRQEAELRRQKLPRGTVSNGDDCRRRCRHSSSAESFQSQRSALSSGSEADKCPQRRSRGLGGPSTRSPLSASSCNSSSVAPHLDRGRKQQGKENLGTEPSATLSEIDARLQALQAYISTLGTHM, from the exons ATGGAAGAGCCACGGTGCCTGCAGACCAACTGCTTTTTCCGTGGCAAGGAGCACAGCGTCCAGCTGAGTGTGAGCcaagcagtgctggaggtggaggtggaggagcgACGCAGCACCAAGCTCTGGCGGGGCCGCTTTGATGCTGCCT CTGTCGAGGACCTGACGCGCAAAACGGGCAACTTCAAGCAGTTTGGGATCTTCTGCAGCATGCTTGAAGCAGCATTGATGAAG AGCAGCGAGGCTGTCAGCCTGGAGCTGCTCACCTACGGTGACCTGGAGGCCCTGCGATGCTGTAAGGCAGGGCTGGCAACACGTGTCCCCCCCCCAACCTCACCACTCAGCAGCAAGCGGTACCTCATCCTCGTCTACTGCGTTGAATTTGACAG GATCCACTACCCGCTGCCACTGCCCTACTTTGGTGAGGCAGACGTGGCTGTGCTGCGACACCtggtgcaggagcagcaggacgAGCTGGCACACCTGCGGGATGA GCTGCGACGGGCGCAGCAGGAGGTGTGGAGGCTGGAGGACGAACGGCTGCGGGACAAGGCCTGGcatcagcaggagcagcagcggATGACCAAGGAG CTGGCACAGGTGAAGGCGGCTGAAAAGATGCTGCAGGCACATGTGAATACGCTGACGGCTGAGTTGGCGGCGTGCAGGAAAGG GCACAGCACATCAGCCACAGCACCAGGCCCCCCACGGTATCGCCACCGCTCTAACTCCCGGGACGGCCGCAGTAGCAGCCAAGGCCGCCTGCCACCACGGTCCCCATCTCCTGCAGGtgagggacatggggatgtggggacctTCCTGGGACCCCCTCCCAATGTTCTCCCTCCCCTTCCGTTTCCCCTAGGTTCACGGCCACCGCGCTTCAACCCCACAGCCTTTGTGAGAGCCCGCGAGCAACGGCGGCAGGAGGCTGAGCTCCGAAG GCAGAAGCTGCCACGTGGGACAGTGTCAAACGGTGACGACTGTAGGAGGAGGTGCAGGCACAGCTCTTCGG CTGAAAGTTTCCAGAGCCAGCGCTCAGCACTGAGCTCGGGCAGCGAGGCTGATAAATGTCCCCAGCGCCGCAG CAGGGGTTTGGGGGGTCCTAGCACCCGGAGTCCACTGAGTGCTTCGTCCTGCAACAGCAGTAGTGTG GCACCTCATCTGGATAGGGGCCGCAAACAGCAGGGGAAAG AGAACCTGGGCACAGAGCCCTCAGCCACACTGTCTGAAATCGATGCCCGGCTTCAAGCACTGCAGGCCTACATCAGCACCCTGGGCACTCACATGTGA
- the CCDC61 gene encoding coiled-coil domain-containing protein 61 isoform X9, with product MEEPRCLQTNCFFRGKEHSVQLSVSQAVLEVEVEERRSTKLWRGRFDAASVEDLTRKTGNFKQFGIFCSMLEAALMKSSEAVSLELLTYGDLEALRCCKAGLATRVPPPTSPLSSKRYLILVYCVEFDRIHYPLPLPYFGEADVAVLRHLVQEQQDELAHLRDELRRAQQEVWRLEDERLRDKAWHQQEQQRMTKELAQVKAAEKMLQAHVNTLTAELAACRKGHSTSATAPGPPRYRHRSNSRDGRSSSQGRLPPRSPSPAGEGHGDVGTFLGPPPNVLPPLPFPLGSRPPRFNPTAFVRAREQRRQEAELRRQKLPRGTVSNGDDCRRRCRHSSSGLGLPSKLPSNPVSLQLKVSRASAQH from the exons ATGGAAGAGCCACGGTGCCTGCAGACCAACTGCTTTTTCCGTGGCAAGGAGCACAGCGTCCAGCTGAGTGTGAGCcaagcagtgctggaggtggaggtggaggagcgACGCAGCACCAAGCTCTGGCGGGGCCGCTTTGATGCTGCCT CTGTCGAGGACCTGACGCGCAAAACGGGCAACTTCAAGCAGTTTGGGATCTTCTGCAGCATGCTTGAAGCAGCATTGATGAAG AGCAGCGAGGCTGTCAGCCTGGAGCTGCTCACCTACGGTGACCTGGAGGCCCTGCGATGCTGTAAGGCAGGGCTGGCAACACGTGTCCCCCCCCCAACCTCACCACTCAGCAGCAAGCGGTACCTCATCCTCGTCTACTGCGTTGAATTTGACAG GATCCACTACCCGCTGCCACTGCCCTACTTTGGTGAGGCAGACGTGGCTGTGCTGCGACACCtggtgcaggagcagcaggacgAGCTGGCACACCTGCGGGATGA GCTGCGACGGGCGCAGCAGGAGGTGTGGAGGCTGGAGGACGAACGGCTGCGGGACAAGGCCTGGcatcagcaggagcagcagcggATGACCAAGGAG CTGGCACAGGTGAAGGCGGCTGAAAAGATGCTGCAGGCACATGTGAATACGCTGACGGCTGAGTTGGCGGCGTGCAGGAAAGG GCACAGCACATCAGCCACAGCACCAGGCCCCCCACGGTATCGCCACCGCTCTAACTCCCGGGACGGCCGCAGTAGCAGCCAAGGCCGCCTGCCACCACGGTCCCCATCTCCTGCAGGtgagggacatggggatgtggggacctTCCTGGGACCCCCTCCCAATGTTCTCCCTCCCCTTCCGTTTCCCCTAGGTTCACGGCCACCGCGCTTCAACCCCACAGCCTTTGTGAGAGCCCGCGAGCAACGGCGGCAGGAGGCTGAGCTCCGAAG GCAGAAGCTGCCACGTGGGACAGTGTCAAACGGTGACGACTGTAGGAGGAGGTGCAGGCACAGCTCTTCGG GTCTGGGTCTGCCCTCAAAGCTTCCATCAAACCCTGTTTCGCTCCAGCTGAAAGTTTCCAGAGCCAGCGCTCAGCACTGA